ACAACTCCGTAACAAATTACAAATCAAAGATACCTCAGGTACAAGGAATGGTAAATTACAAAATACGGGTTTAAATTGGGCGGTTTAATTCACCATAATCCTGGACATTATGCCTCTTTTTCTTCTGATTTTTCTCACATTTTTTGGCGGGAAACCCGAAGATTCCCGGCAAATAGCCATTACCATTGACGATCTTCCCTTTGTAGGGGGCGGAAATGACTATGAAATTGCCCTTACCGGTACGCAAAAAATCCTCGGGCATCTTCAATCTGCAGATGTTCCTGCTATTGGTTTTGTCAACGAAATCAAGCTGGAAAAAAATGGAGAAGTGGAAAAAAGACGGGTTGATCTTCTGCAAATGTGGCTGGATGCGGGGATGGACCTCGGCAACCATGCATGGTCTCACATGGACTATCACAACAATGATTTTGAGGCTTTTTCCCACGACATTCTGAAGGGAGAAAGAGTTACCCGTCCGTTGGTAAATAAAGCCGGTCGCAAGTTTCGTTATTTCCGGCACCCCTATCTACATACCGGCGATTCGCCTGAAAAGCAGGCCGCTTTGAAGACGTTCCTGAAAAAAAATAAGTATATAGAAGCACCTGTTACGGTTGACAACTCTGAGTGGATTTATGCACAGGCGTATGGAAATGCTGTAAAAAGCAATGATACACAGATGATGGATTCTATTGGCCGTTCTTATGTAAAATATATGGAGGACAAACTAGCCTGGTATGAACAACAATCGGAGAAACTATTTGGCTACGAGATCCGCCAGGTTTTGCTCATTCACGCCAACCTGATCAATGCCGACTATCTCGATGATCTTATCCTTATGATGAAAATCCGCAACTATAAAATTGTCACGCTGAATGAAGCGTTGAAAGACCCATGTTACAAAACCGAGAGTACCTTCACGGGTCGTGGCGGAATCAGCTGGCTTGACCGGTGGGCACTTACCAAAGGATATAAAGGAGATTTTTTTAAAGGAGAGCCTACCTGCCCCGAATTTGTACAGGACGTGGCGGGGATTCGGGAGTAGTACAGATAAAACCTGACAGAGCTTTACTTTTTTCTTCCTACCCAGACAAAATCATACGGTTTCCAGAAATGGCGGTCTTCATTTGACTTTCCAGGGAAAATAATCTTTTCCTCAAAACCATGATCTCTGAGGTTTTGTATTTCCTCTGGCTTCAGTTCATCCATTTTCTCAAAATAGTGATTGCCGGCGTAAAACAATGACCAGTTCCATTCAGTAGATTTAAAAGTTCTGGCATCGAATTTTTTTACCGGAAAATCCCTTTTTACCTCACAGGATTCAAAATAATTGTTGCGCTGTTGGCCGACTTCATCCACCCTTGTACATACCAGTTCGGATTCGATGGTATTGTTTTCAAACAGCCATAGTTGAAGGTCGAAAGGATATGATGCGTGGCTGAAAGCTATTTGCCATTGATCATACATCAGCGAGAATCGATCGAGAATCAGTTTGAAATACCAGGCAGGAGGATTGCGCTTTTGGAGCCGGAACCAAGGATCAATCCATATTTTGACATAGGCATCAGTACGGTTTTCCGGTCCCGGGAGGTCAGGGGTTTTGTATTTTTCCAACCATTGATCGAGTTGGCGGACCCGGCGTTTCCATCCGCGGATTTTGGGGGAGTGATTCACGTATAATTATTGGCTATCCGTAAAATATTGGTTATTTTTCTAAATTAGAAAAAATTGCTAACACCTTTACACGTGAAACAAAAAAACTCCTTTCCCGATGCGATTTCCCGCCGGAAATTTATGGCACAGGCTGCGGCCTTTTCGGCTGCTGTTTTTCTGCCTTTCCCTGCATTTGCGGGTGATTCAAAAAAATTGCTTCTCCCTTCTGCTGTAAAGGGCATAAATCTGGGGGCAATTACGTACAGTTTCCGCAGCATGCCGGGCAGTGCAGATGATTTGCTCGGTTATCTGGTGAAGCTGGGGCTTAACTCTGCCGAACTCATGGGCGATCCGGCTGAGGTTTTTGCCGGAGCACCCGCTGCGCCTGCATGGAGTCCCGGGCCTTCTACGCCCGAAAAGCAGGCGGAACGCAAAAAGTATATGGAAGAAGTCCGCAAATGGCGGTT
The Bacteroidia bacterium DNA segment above includes these coding regions:
- a CDS encoding polysaccharide deacetylase family protein, producing MPLFLLIFLTFFGGKPEDSRQIAITIDDLPFVGGGNDYEIALTGTQKILGHLQSADVPAIGFVNEIKLEKNGEVEKRRVDLLQMWLDAGMDLGNHAWSHMDYHNNDFEAFSHDILKGERVTRPLVNKAGRKFRYFRHPYLHTGDSPEKQAALKTFLKKNKYIEAPVTVDNSEWIYAQAYGNAVKSNDTQMMDSIGRSYVKYMEDKLAWYEQQSEKLFGYEIRQVLLIHANLINADYLDDLILMMKIRNYKIVTLNEALKDPCYKTESTFTGRGGISWLDRWALTKGYKGDFFKGEPTCPEFVQDVAGIRE